A genomic window from Flavobacterium azooxidireducens includes:
- a CDS encoding helix-turn-helix domain-containing protein, with translation MNTKKQKIYPKHQKILDTLGENIKLARKRRKLTAIQVAERADVSRMTLYEIEKGNARVAIGAYFNVLRVLNLENDFLKLASDDELGRKLQDLELL, from the coding sequence ATGAATACTAAAAAACAAAAAATATATCCAAAACATCAAAAAATACTCGATACATTAGGTGAGAATATCAAGCTTGCCAGAAAGAGAAGAAAGTTAACTGCTATTCAAGTTGCTGAACGGGCCGATGTATCAAGAATGACTCTTTATGAGATTGAAAAAGGAAATGCAAGAGTTGCAATTGGTGCTTACTTTAATGTTCTAAGAGTTCTTAATCTTGAAAATGATTTTTTAAAATTAGCTTCTGACGATGAACTCGGTAGAAAACTTCAAGATTTGGAACTTCTTTAA
- a CDS encoding riboflavin synthase: MFTGIIETLGRIKSIEKEQENVHFTITSSITSELKIDQSVAHNGVCLTVVAIENDNYTVTAIKETLDKTNLGTWKEGDAVNLERAMKLGDRLDGHIVQGHVDQIGTCVDVKEANGSWYYTFKYDVTLNNITIEKGSITVNGVSLTVVNSKLNEFSVAIIPYTYEHTNFHSIKEGTVINLEFDVIGKYVSRLNELRK, translated from the coding sequence ATGTTTACCGGTATTATAGAAACTCTCGGAAGAATAAAATCGATTGAAAAAGAGCAAGAGAATGTTCATTTTACAATTACTTCCAGCATTACTTCCGAATTAAAAATTGATCAAAGCGTTGCTCATAATGGCGTTTGTTTAACTGTTGTGGCTATTGAAAATGACAATTACACCGTTACGGCCATTAAAGAAACACTTGACAAAACGAATTTAGGTACTTGGAAAGAAGGAGATGCTGTTAATTTAGAAAGAGCAATGAAATTGGGAGATCGGCTTGATGGCCATATTGTTCAAGGTCATGTGGATCAAATCGGAACTTGTGTTGATGTTAAAGAAGCAAATGGAAGTTGGTATTATACTTTTAAATATGATGTTACTTTGAACAATATAACTATCGAAAAAGGTTCAATTACTGTAAATGGTGTGAGTCTGACAGTTGTGAATTCTAAATTAAATGAATTTAGTGTTGCAATTATTCCTTATACGTATGAACATACGAACTTTCATTCCATAAAAGAAGGCACTGTTATTAATTTAGAATTTGATGTAATTGGGAAATATGTTTCTCGATTGAACGAGCTCAGAAAATAA
- a CDS encoding type II toxin-antitoxin system HipA family toxin gives MAVNKTDILVYAHWLGMNEPKLIGILSAHQGKGRKSFSFEYDKLWLNSESRFLLDPDIQWFTGQQFPNQKENFGIFLDSMPDTWGRTLMKRREAQIAKEAGKQTPNLYDIDYLLGVYDESRMGALRFKLDIDGPFLDDDNTHPTPPMSSIRELQQAAEHIESDKDNDEIKKWLAILIAPGSSLGGARPKANLLDEGDLWIAKFPSQNDTIDKGAWEYLTYKLAINAGINMAESKIEKISGKHHTFFTKRFDRQKGDRIHFSSAMTMTGNNEDTIRDNAPSYLDIAEFIQYNGANITEDLHQLWRRIVFNIAVSNTDDHLRNHGFLLTDKGWVLSPAYDINPSIDKNGLALNIDMDNNALDFELAKSVGEYFKLDNNAMNVIIEEVLNSVNGWKTVANKIGISRVEQELMKEAFK, from the coding sequence ATGGCAGTAAATAAAACAGATATTTTGGTATATGCTCATTGGCTTGGAATGAATGAGCCTAAATTGATTGGTATTCTTTCAGCACATCAAGGCAAAGGAAGAAAGTCATTTAGTTTTGAGTATGATAAACTTTGGCTCAATTCTGAATCTCGATTCTTATTAGACCCAGACATACAATGGTTTACCGGACAGCAGTTTCCGAACCAAAAAGAAAACTTCGGAATTTTTCTCGATAGTATGCCCGATACTTGGGGACGTACCTTAATGAAAAGACGTGAAGCCCAAATTGCAAAAGAAGCGGGCAAACAAACACCAAACTTATATGATATTGATTATTTGTTAGGCGTGTATGATGAAAGCAGAATGGGAGCCTTGCGATTTAAGCTTGATATAGACGGCCCGTTTCTGGACGATGACAATACGCATCCGACACCGCCAATGTCTTCAATAAGAGAGCTACAACAAGCCGCAGAGCACATTGAAAGCGATAAAGATAATGATGAGATCAAAAAGTGGTTAGCTATTCTAATTGCACCGGGTTCTTCTTTAGGGGGAGCAAGACCAAAAGCAAACCTATTAGACGAAGGTGATTTGTGGATTGCAAAATTTCCTTCTCAAAATGATACAATAGACAAAGGAGCTTGGGAATATCTAACGTATAAACTTGCTATAAATGCCGGCATCAATATGGCAGAGTCAAAAATTGAAAAAATTAGCGGAAAGCATCACACTTTTTTTACGAAGCGATTTGATAGACAAAAAGGCGATCGAATTCATTTCTCATCAGCAATGACAATGACCGGGAATAATGAAGATACAATTAGGGATAATGCCCCAAGCTATTTAGATATTGCTGAATTCATACAATACAATGGTGCAAACATAACCGAAGACCTACATCAATTATGGAGGCGGATAGTATTTAATATTGCGGTCTCAAATACTGACGATCACTTGAGAAATCATGGTTTTTTGTTGACAGACAAAGGCTGGGTTTTATCTCCGGCTTATGATATCAATCCGTCAATTGACAAAAATGGATTAGCATTGAACATTGACATGGATAATAATGCGTTGGATTTTGAATTAGCAAAAAGTGTTGGAGAGTATTTTAAACTAGATAATAATGCAATGAATGTTATTATTGAAGAGGTTTTAAACTCTGTAAATGGTTGGAAAACCGTAGCAAATAAAATTGGGATTTCAAGAGTTGAACAGGAGTTGATGAAAGAGGCATTTAAATAA
- the pdxA gene encoding 4-hydroxythreonine-4-phosphate dehydrogenase PdxA gives MVKKAENILVGISIGDLNGIGSEVVLKTFEDSRMLELCTPVIFANVKMLSFLKKSFESTTTLHGIDNLDQIIPGKINVFNLWKESFNLEYGVANDIVGSYAVKSFVAATKALKEGVVDVLVTAPINKYNIQSEDFKFPGHTDYLNQELEGDALMLMVNDSLRIGLLTDHIPVTEVSKHLTEKLIKKKIETVKKTLIQDFKIGKPKIAVLGLNPHCGDNGVIGKEDDEIIRPTIKKMFDSGTFVFGPYAADSFFGNKSHEKFDAVIACYHDQGLIPFKTLSFGNGVNYTAGLNKIRTSPDHGTAFEIAGKNQADFNSFKEAVYLAIDIYNSRVEYNQITEKPLKTKEKQF, from the coding sequence ATGGTTAAAAAAGCAGAAAATATTCTTGTGGGAATTTCAATCGGAGATTTAAACGGAATTGGAAGCGAAGTCGTTCTCAAAACATTTGAAGATTCCAGAATGTTAGAACTTTGCACACCGGTTATTTTTGCTAATGTTAAAATGTTGTCTTTTCTTAAAAAAAGTTTTGAATCAACAACAACTCTTCACGGAATTGACAATTTAGACCAGATCATCCCCGGCAAAATAAATGTTTTTAATCTTTGGAAAGAAAGTTTTAATTTGGAATATGGTGTTGCGAATGATATTGTTGGGAGTTATGCTGTTAAATCGTTTGTTGCCGCTACAAAAGCATTAAAAGAAGGTGTTGTTGATGTTTTAGTTACGGCACCAATCAATAAATATAACATTCAGTCAGAAGATTTTAAATTTCCGGGTCATACCGATTATTTAAACCAGGAATTAGAAGGCGATGCTTTAATGTTAATGGTAAATGATTCGTTGCGAATTGGATTGTTAACCGATCATATTCCGGTCACAGAAGTTTCTAAGCATTTGACCGAAAAATTAATCAAGAAAAAAATTGAAACTGTAAAGAAAACATTAATCCAAGATTTTAAGATTGGAAAACCCAAAATCGCTGTGTTAGGATTAAATCCGCATTGTGGTGATAATGGTGTAATTGGTAAAGAAGACGATGAGATTATTCGTCCAACCATCAAAAAAATGTTTGACTCCGGAACTTTCGTTTTTGGTCCGTATGCTGCGGATAGTTTCTTCGGAAATAAATCGCACGAAAAATTTGATGCCGTTATTGCTTGTTACCACGACCAAGGGTTAATTCCGTTTAAAACATTATCGTTTGGAAATGGTGTAAATTATACCGCCGGATTAAACAAAATCAGAACGTCACCCGATCACGGAACCGCATTTGAAATTGCCGGAAAAAATCAAGCCGATTTTAATTCGTTCAAAGAAGCGGTTTATTTAGCAATCGACATTTATAATTCCAGAGTTGAATACAACCAAATTACTGAAAAACCCCTGAAAACAAAGGAAAAACAGTTTTAA
- a CDS encoding PID-CTERM protein-sorting domain-containing protein — protein MRIVPNKFLIVLLGYFIIGMVSSTLHAANLAVVQNPPPPTPPPPGLPIDGGVVLLLLIGLVFAFYKYNLNQNIKKTLK, from the coding sequence ATGAGAATTGTTCCAAATAAGTTTTTAATTGTCCTTTTAGGATACTTTATTATAGGAATGGTTTCGTCAACATTGCATGCTGCAAATTTAGCTGTTGTTCAAAACCCTCCACCACCAACACCACCTCCACCGGGTTTACCGATTGATGGAGGAGTTGTCCTTTTGTTACTAATAGGTTTAGTGTTTGCTTTTTACAAATACAACCTTAATCAAAACATAAAAAAAACGCTGAAATAA
- a CDS encoding DMT family transporter: protein MSKRHWALMAAMLVSIIYGVTFTIAKDVMPEFIEPFGFILLRVGGSVLLFWMVSFFGPKEKIALTDFPRIVAAAFFGVALNMLTFFKGLSYTSPIMGAVLMVTTPMIVLILSAIIMKERMLKRKVFGIILGLAGTVSLILYGKSMINAPNEMLGNLLVFINAISYGFYLIIVKKLMDKYNAFTFVKWIYSFGFLMVLPFGWNEFNAVNWSLVPTDIYWKIGFVVVFSTFLTYLLNLVSMRELKPTTVAVFIYLQPLFATIFAISLGKDDLSWVKIGSAILIFVGVYLVTQKKSVQ, encoded by the coding sequence ATGAGTAAAAGACATTGGGCATTAATGGCTGCCATGTTGGTGTCCATTATTTATGGTGTTACGTTTACCATTGCCAAAGACGTTATGCCCGAATTTATTGAACCTTTTGGCTTCATTTTACTTCGTGTTGGCGGTTCTGTTTTATTGTTTTGGATGGTTTCCTTTTTTGGACCAAAAGAAAAAATAGCACTAACCGATTTCCCTCGAATTGTTGCCGCCGCTTTTTTTGGAGTGGCGTTAAACATGCTTACTTTTTTTAAGGGCTTAAGTTATACTTCACCCATCATGGGAGCAGTTTTGATGGTTACAACACCCATGATTGTGCTTATTCTTTCAGCCATAATTATGAAAGAACGGATGTTAAAAAGAAAAGTTTTCGGCATCATTTTAGGTTTGGCAGGAACGGTTTCGCTCATACTTTACGGTAAATCAATGATTAATGCTCCCAATGAAATGCTTGGTAATTTGTTGGTGTTTATCAATGCCATATCGTATGGTTTTTACCTCATCATCGTTAAAAAATTAATGGATAAATACAATGCTTTCACTTTTGTAAAATGGATTTATTCTTTTGGTTTTTTGATGGTTTTACCATTTGGTTGGAATGAATTTAATGCTGTGAATTGGTCATTAGTTCCTACTGATATTTATTGGAAAATTGGTTTTGTAGTCGTTTTTTCAACCTTCTTAACCTATTTGTTGAATTTGGTTTCCATGCGAGAATTAAAACCTACCACGGTTGCAGTTTTTATTTACCTTCAACCGTTATTTGCAACTATTTTTGCCATCAGTTTAGGTAAAGACGATTTGAGTTGGGTGAAAATCGGCTCGGCCATCTTAATATTTGTGGGAGTTTATTTGGTAACACAGAAGAAGAGCGTTCAATAA
- the rpmF gene encoding 50S ribosomal protein L32 — MAHPKRKTSKTRRDKRRTHYKATAAQIATCPITGEAHLYHRAYWHEGKMYYRGQVVIDKTEAVA; from the coding sequence ATGGCACATCCAAAGAGAAAAACCTCGAAAACCAGAAGAGACAAAAGAAGAACTCATTATAAAGCAACTGCAGCTCAAATTGCAACTTGCCCAATTACAGGTGAGGCACATTTATACCACAGAGCGTATTGGCATGAAGGTAAAATGTACTACCGTGGACAAGTAGTAATCGACAAAACTGAAGCTGTTGCTTAG
- the accB gene encoding acetyl-CoA carboxylase biotin carboxyl carrier protein: MDIKEIQNLIKFVAKSGATEVKLEMDDFKITIKTTEAGAAEASYFQNYPNAQPMQMVPQQQQQPQAPVQAAPVVPVAVEADENSKYVVIKSPMIGTLYRKPAPDKAPFVEVGATISKGDPVCVIEAMKLFNEIEAEISGKIVKILVDDMSPVEFDQPLFLVDPS, from the coding sequence ATGGATATTAAAGAAATTCAAAACCTAATTAAATTTGTGGCCAAATCAGGAGCTACCGAAGTAAAATTAGAAATGGACGATTTTAAAATCACCATCAAAACAACAGAAGCAGGTGCTGCAGAAGCATCTTATTTTCAAAATTATCCAAATGCTCAACCTATGCAAATGGTTCCGCAACAACAACAGCAACCACAAGCTCCGGTTCAAGCAGCTCCAGTTGTACCCGTTGCTGTAGAAGCTGATGAAAACTCGAAATATGTAGTGATAAAATCGCCAATGATTGGAACATTATACAGAAAACCGGCTCCGGACAAAGCTCCGTTTGTAGAAGTGGGTGCAACAATTTCAAAGGGTGATCCGGTTTGTGTGATTGAAGCTATGAAATTATTCAATGAAATTGAAGCTGAAATTTCAGGTAAAATCGTGAAGATTTTAGTGGATGATATGTCTCCAGTTGAATTTGACCAACCTTTATTCTTAGTAGATCCATCTTAA
- a CDS encoding beta-ketoacyl-ACP synthase III, with translation MSKTTAAITAVGAYVPDFVLSNQVLETLVDTNDEWITSRTGIKERRLLKEEGKGTSYLAIKAAQNLIEKSNINPEEIDMVIVATATPDMLVASTGVYVATQIGAVNAFAYDLQAACSSFLFGMSTAAAYIESGRYKKVLLIGADKMSSIIDYTDRATCIIFGDGAGAVLFEPNHEGLGLQDEFLRSDGIGREFLKIDAGGSILPPSEETVKNRQHFVFQDGKTVFKYAVSGMADVSEKIMQRNNLTQDDVDWLVAHQANKRIIDATSSRMGVDDSKVLINIEKYGNTTSATLPLLLSDFEHKFKKGDNLIFAAFGGGFTWGSIFLKWAYDKK, from the coding sequence ATGAGTAAAACAACAGCCGCCATAACCGCAGTGGGTGCTTATGTTCCAGACTTTGTATTATCTAACCAAGTGCTTGAAACCCTTGTGGATACAAATGACGAATGGATTACATCCAGAACCGGAATAAAGGAAAGAAGATTATTAAAAGAAGAAGGAAAAGGCACTTCCTATTTAGCAATCAAAGCTGCCCAAAATTTAATTGAAAAAAGCAACATCAATCCGGAAGAGATTGATATGGTCATCGTAGCAACCGCTACACCCGATATGCTCGTAGCCTCAACCGGCGTTTATGTAGCTACGCAAATTGGAGCTGTTAATGCTTTTGCGTATGATTTGCAAGCAGCTTGTTCCAGTTTTCTTTTCGGAATGTCAACTGCCGCAGCCTACATTGAATCAGGCAGATATAAAAAAGTACTTTTAATTGGAGCAGACAAAATGTCTTCCATCATAGATTATACCGACCGTGCAACCTGCATTATCTTTGGAGATGGTGCAGGTGCTGTTCTTTTTGAGCCTAACCATGAAGGTCTTGGTCTTCAAGATGAGTTCTTGCGAAGCGATGGAATCGGACGTGAATTTCTAAAAATTGATGCCGGCGGATCTATTCTTCCTCCATCTGAAGAAACAGTGAAAAACAGACAACATTTTGTTTTTCAAGATGGTAAAACCGTATTTAAATATGCCGTTTCCGGAATGGCCGATGTGAGTGAAAAAATCATGCAACGCAATAACCTTACACAAGATGATGTAGATTGGTTAGTTGCACATCAAGCGAATAAACGAATCATCGATGCCACCTCAAGCCGAATGGGAGTTGATGACAGCAAAGTATTAATCAACATTGAAAAATACGGAAATACTACTTCGGCAACATTACCCTTATTATTAAGCGATTTTGAACATAAATTCAAAAAAGGAGACAACCTTATTTTTGCCGCTTTTGGTGGCGGATTTACTTGGGGTTCTATCTTTTTAAAATGGGCATACGATAAAAAATAA
- a CDS encoding YceD family protein, which translates to MKVSNEYLIPFIGLKLGKHQFDYQIDKTFFDRFEYDEFESCNVKVDVVLDKKSTMLELHFKHKGTVHVPCDLTGEPFDLPIKGKINVVVQFGDAFNNENEELLILPHGEHQVDVSQYIYEMIVLSIPLKRIHPGVKDGTLKSEAIEKLQELTVKAKKEETKSEETDPRWDQLKKLLTDK; encoded by the coding sequence ATGAAAGTATCTAATGAATATTTAATCCCATTTATAGGATTAAAGCTAGGAAAACATCAATTTGACTATCAAATAGATAAAACGTTCTTTGATCGCTTCGAATACGATGAATTTGAAAGTTGTAATGTAAAAGTAGATGTTGTTTTAGATAAAAAATCAACAATGCTCGAGTTACATTTTAAACATAAAGGAACTGTTCATGTGCCTTGTGATTTAACCGGAGAGCCATTTGATTTGCCAATAAAAGGTAAAATTAATGTGGTAGTTCAGTTTGGTGATGCTTTTAACAATGAAAATGAAGAATTGCTCATCCTTCCGCACGGCGAACACCAAGTGGATGTGTCACAGTATATTTATGAAATGATTGTGCTTTCAATTCCATTAAAAAGAATTCATCCCGGTGTAAAAGACGGAACATTGAAATCCGAAGCAATCGAAAAATTACAAGAACTGACAGTCAAAGCGAAGAAAGAAGAAACAAAAAGTGAAGAAACTGATCCTAGATGGGATCAATTAAAAAAACTATTAACGGATAAATAA
- a CDS encoding YicC/YloC family endoribonuclease — translation MIQSMTGFGKASKQLSTKKITVEVKSLNSKGLDLNVRMPSVYREMELGLRNVISQKLERGKVDFSIFIEVTGEETSSKINVPIVRGYINQMKAVIPNADETELMKMAVRMPDALKTERDEIDENEWNEILKVVDDAMKNIASFRMDEGKSLENEFIMRIENIRKYMNQAVSMDTERIETVKNRLRTALDELEANVDENRFEQELIFYLEKYDITEERVRLENHLNYFIETIAGIEANGRKLGFITQEIGREINTMGSKSNHSEMQKLVVMMKDELEKIKEQVLNVL, via the coding sequence ATGATACAATCAATGACTGGTTTTGGAAAAGCGTCTAAGCAACTTTCAACCAAAAAAATCACCGTAGAAGTTAAGTCGTTAAACAGCAAAGGTTTGGATTTGAATGTCCGAATGCCTTCTGTTTATCGTGAAATGGAGCTGGGTTTACGCAATGTGATTTCGCAAAAGTTGGAACGAGGCAAAGTCGATTTTTCAATTTTTATTGAAGTAACCGGTGAAGAAACTTCTTCCAAAATCAATGTACCAATTGTTAGAGGATACATCAATCAAATGAAAGCTGTGATTCCGAATGCAGACGAAACCGAATTGATGAAAATGGCCGTTCGTATGCCGGATGCCTTAAAAACAGAACGCGATGAAATTGATGAAAATGAATGGAATGAAATTCTGAAAGTAGTGGATGATGCCATGAAAAACATTGCCTCTTTTCGTATGGATGAAGGAAAATCATTGGAAAATGAATTCATTATGCGAATCGAAAACATTCGAAAGTATATGAATCAAGCCGTAAGCATGGACACTGAACGAATTGAAACCGTTAAAAACCGCTTGCGAACCGCATTAGATGAATTGGAAGCTAACGTAGATGAAAACCGTTTTGAACAAGAATTGATCTTCTATCTTGAAAAATATGACATTACCGAAGAACGCGTTCGCTTAGAAAATCACCTGAATTATTTCATCGAAACCATTGCCGGAATTGAAGCTAACGGACGTAAATTAGGTTTTATTACGCAAGAAATCGGTCGTGAAATCAATACAATGGGTTCCAAATCCAATCATTCAGAAATGCAAAAATTGGTGGTGATGATGAAGGATGAATTGGAGAAAATTAAAGAACAAGTTTTGAACGTTTTATAA
- a CDS encoding arsenate reductase family protein yields the protein MRKIFYLKTCDTCKRIIKSLPNTKDFIFQDIKEEPITVKQLEELHQLSGNYEVLFSKRAKLYKEMGLKDEKLTESDFKRYILEHYTFLNRPVIVIDKTIYIGNSPKTVQAAIDFLANE from the coding sequence ATGCGTAAAATTTTCTACCTCAAAACCTGTGATACTTGCAAAAGAATCATCAAATCACTTCCCAATACAAAGGATTTTATCTTTCAAGACATAAAAGAAGAACCCATAACCGTTAAACAATTAGAGGAGCTTCATCAACTATCCGGAAATTACGAAGTCCTTTTTAGCAAAAGAGCTAAATTATACAAAGAAATGGGTCTAAAAGATGAAAAACTCACCGAATCTGACTTCAAACGATACATTTTAGAACATTACACGTTCTTAAATCGTCCGGTAATTGTAATCGATAAAACTATTTATATCGGAAACAGTCCCAAAACCGTTCAAGCCGCCATCGATTTTTTAGCAAATGAGTAA